From Vreelandella neptunia, the proteins below share one genomic window:
- a CDS encoding mannose-1-phosphate guanylyltransferase/mannose-6-phosphate isomerase, with amino-acid sequence MIQPVILSGGSGTRLWPLSREQMPKQFLRLTSSQSLLQQTLSRLTGLTDTVPMLMGHHSHRFLMAEQLREMDHAATLVLEPEGRNTAPAIACAALLARRTGDDPLLLVLPADHVIGDIQAFQRSVSLAVPLAEMGYLVTFGVVPTQPETGYGYIACGEPLEGGHHLAAFIEKPDAKRAAELVDSGDYLWNSGMFLLRASNYLEQLKRLQPNMLKACEEAVSSAHRDLDFLRLGEAAFRRCPADSIDYAVMERCEHAAVVSLDAAWSDIGSFDSLWSALDTDAAGNSAKGDTWLTDTQDSLIIAEHRLVATLGVKDIIVVETSDSVLVAHRDNAQQVKQLVAELIKMERSEPHSAPLVHRPWGSFQAMDHGERYQVKHITVKPGGRLSLQRHHHRAEHWVVVSGTAQVTIGDHSFLVTENQSTYIPIGALHRLENTGKIPLELIEVQSGSYLGEDDIERLDDVYDRDNDE; translated from the coding sequence ATGATTCAGCCAGTGATTTTAAGCGGGGGCAGCGGCACGCGGCTGTGGCCGCTTTCCCGCGAGCAGATGCCTAAACAGTTTTTGCGCTTAACCTCCTCCCAGAGTCTGCTTCAGCAAACCCTAAGTCGTCTAACCGGGTTAACCGACACCGTGCCAATGCTGATGGGCCATCACAGCCACCGCTTTTTAATGGCTGAACAGCTACGCGAAATGGATCACGCAGCCACCCTGGTACTTGAGCCTGAAGGCCGCAATACTGCTCCGGCGATTGCTTGTGCTGCGCTGTTGGCGCGCCGTACTGGCGATGACCCGCTACTGCTAGTGCTCCCGGCGGATCATGTAATTGGCGATATTCAGGCGTTTCAGCGTAGCGTTTCACTCGCCGTGCCGTTAGCCGAAATGGGTTACCTGGTAACCTTTGGCGTTGTGCCCACACAGCCTGAAACGGGTTACGGCTACATTGCTTGCGGCGAGCCGTTGGAAGGTGGCCATCATCTCGCGGCCTTTATTGAAAAGCCTGATGCCAAACGTGCGGCTGAGTTAGTCGATAGCGGCGATTACTTATGGAACAGCGGCATGTTTCTCCTTCGTGCTTCAAACTACTTAGAGCAGCTAAAACGGCTCCAGCCGAATATGCTGAAAGCCTGTGAAGAGGCGGTCAGCAGTGCGCATCGTGACCTGGATTTTCTACGCTTGGGTGAAGCGGCTTTTCGCCGCTGCCCTGCCGACTCCATCGACTACGCGGTGATGGAGCGCTGTGAGCACGCCGCGGTAGTGTCATTAGATGCCGCGTGGAGTGATATCGGCAGTTTTGACTCACTGTGGTCTGCCCTGGATACGGATGCAGCGGGAAATAGTGCCAAAGGCGATACCTGGCTAACCGATACGCAGGATTCGCTGATAATCGCCGAACACCGTTTGGTAGCCACCTTGGGTGTTAAAGACATCATCGTGGTGGAGACATCGGACAGCGTGCTGGTGGCTCATCGGGATAACGCGCAGCAGGTTAAGCAACTAGTTGCTGAGCTTATTAAAATGGAGCGCAGCGAGCCGCACTCAGCGCCACTTGTACACCGCCCCTGGGGCAGCTTCCAAGCCATGGATCACGGCGAGCGCTATCAGGTTAAGCACATTACCGTTAAGCCCGGCGGGCGGTTATCGCTACAGCGCCATCACCATCGCGCTGAACACTGGGTAGTGGTGAGTGGCACGGCCCAAGTCACTATCGGTGACCACAGCTTTTTAGTGACTGAAAACCAGTCCACTTACATTCCTATTGGGGCACTACACCGACTGGAAAACACCGGTAAAATACCTCTTGAATTGATCGAAGTGCAGTCTGGCAGTTATTTGGGCGAAGACGATATCGAGCGTTTAGATGATGTTTACGACCGTGATAACGATGAGTGA
- a CDS encoding DUF4870 family protein: protein MTQPPVPHDDILAPQIIYALYLAGIVTANITLLIGVIIAYVYRKEAAPWLQQHYRYLIRTFWIGTLYACIAFLLSIVIVGTLLWPLLAVWLGVRCVLGWVDVRKGLTPARPNSWLW, encoded by the coding sequence ATGACACAACCCCCTGTACCCCACGATGACATACTCGCGCCACAGATTATTTACGCGCTCTACCTAGCAGGTATCGTCACAGCCAATATCACCCTGCTGATTGGCGTAATCATCGCCTATGTTTATCGAAAAGAAGCGGCACCCTGGTTGCAGCAGCACTATCGTTACCTGATACGCACCTTTTGGATCGGCACGCTGTATGCGTGCATCGCTTTTTTACTCAGTATTGTGATAGTTGGCACCCTGCTCTGGCCGCTGCTAGCGGTATGGCTAGGCGTGCGCTGCGTGCTCGGCTGGGTCGATGTTCGCAAAGGGTTAACACCGGCACGCCCGAATAGCTGGCTTTGGTAA
- a CDS encoding lysophospholipid acyltransferase family protein, translating to MTPQGANNARRFSKARAISWLWRQLSRWPLARLWHFASALGPLVYRFNKRERWVTDRNLAVVFPNLSIAERKSLGQLSLRHSTATMLELGHAWMAEPNRVEASILAVHGRDKLDNARAEGRGVIVLAPHFGNWEVLNFWLSSHFPFTAMYEPPKITALDPVIRHGRERMGASLVPTNPRGVAALLKALKRCEAIGILPDQEPDWGSGVFAPFFGREAYTATLLPKLVARTQARVVTGVALRIPGKGFEIHFLDADERVCSDDDVQSATGVNASVESAIALEPAQYQWEYKRYRKVVQEQQNLANFRDYRLY from the coding sequence ATGACACCACAGGGGGCTAATAACGCTAGGCGTTTTTCCAAAGCCAGGGCAATCAGTTGGCTGTGGCGTCAGCTATCACGCTGGCCGCTTGCGCGTCTCTGGCATTTTGCTTCGGCGCTCGGCCCCCTGGTTTACCGCTTTAATAAGCGTGAGCGCTGGGTAACCGATCGTAACTTAGCGGTTGTTTTCCCAAACCTCTCCATTGCGGAACGTAAATCCCTTGGTCAATTAAGTTTACGCCACTCAACGGCTACGATGCTGGAACTGGGCCACGCCTGGATGGCGGAACCTAATAGAGTAGAAGCCAGCATTTTAGCGGTGCATGGTCGCGACAAGCTCGATAATGCCCGCGCAGAAGGCCGCGGCGTGATTGTACTTGCCCCGCACTTCGGCAACTGGGAGGTGCTTAATTTTTGGCTATCAAGCCATTTCCCTTTCACCGCCATGTACGAGCCCCCCAAAATCACCGCTCTCGATCCAGTGATTCGTCATGGCCGCGAGCGTATGGGGGCAAGTTTGGTTCCCACCAACCCCCGCGGTGTGGCGGCGCTGCTTAAAGCGCTTAAACGCTGTGAAGCGATTGGCATACTTCCTGATCAGGAGCCCGACTGGGGCAGCGGCGTTTTTGCGCCCTTCTTTGGTCGCGAGGCCTACACCGCCACCCTGCTGCCGAAACTGGTCGCCCGGACTCAGGCGCGGGTAGTTACCGGCGTCGCGCTACGTATTCCTGGTAAAGGGTTTGAGATCCATTTTCTTGATGCCGACGAACGGGTCTGTAGCGACGATGATGTGCAGTCTGCCACTGGTGTCAATGCCAGCGTCGAGAGCGCGATTGCCTTGGAACCGGCACAGTATCAGTGGGAGTACAAACGCTACCGTAAAGTAGTGCAGGAGCAGCAAAATCTAGCCAATTTCCGCGACTATCGTCTTTATTAG
- a CDS encoding DUF4870 family protein produces the protein MLDNDESPLDGQVINGEQSSQPDTTMAMVIYALYLASFILGFTSIIGVVIAYVYKGKGPTWLDEHYRYQIRTFWIGLAYGIIFSILLFAVIGFPLLLALAVWFIIRCVKGFKGLQEKRAPSNVDTWLI, from the coding sequence ATGCTTGATAACGATGAATCCCCACTCGACGGCCAAGTCATCAACGGAGAGCAGAGCTCCCAGCCCGACACAACCATGGCAATGGTTATTTATGCCCTCTATCTAGCAAGTTTTATACTTGGTTTCACCTCGATTATTGGTGTGGTCATTGCCTATGTCTATAAGGGCAAAGGCCCTACGTGGCTGGACGAGCACTACCGCTACCAGATCCGCACCTTCTGGATAGGATTGGCGTACGGCATTATTTTCTCGATATTGCTCTTTGCAGTGATCGGTTTCCCACTTTTGCTGGCGCTAGCCGTGTGGTTCATTATTCGCTGTGTTAAAGGTTTCAAAGGGCTGCAAGAGAAGCGCGCACCTTCCAATGTAGACACTTGGTTGATTTAA
- a CDS encoding VOC family protein: MLSGLDHLVVTVTDMGRAVDFYSRVLGLDVRYRDAQRVDLMLGDTALRLHQTDTDIAPISATPTPGSLDLCLRCQLPLDEFKQHLDALAIDVELGPVARQGANGPIESIYLRDPDGNLLEICRPSSR; encoded by the coding sequence ATGCTATCAGGTCTAGATCATCTTGTTGTAACAGTGACCGACATGGGTCGCGCAGTTGATTTTTACTCGCGGGTTTTAGGCTTAGACGTGCGCTATCGCGATGCCCAGCGGGTCGATCTAATGCTCGGTGATACGGCGCTTCGCCTACATCAAACCGATACCGACATTGCCCCCATTTCAGCCACACCCACCCCTGGCAGTCTGGATTTATGCCTGCGCTGCCAGCTGCCGCTGGATGAGTTCAAGCAGCATTTAGACGCACTAGCGATTGACGTAGAGCTAGGCCCCGTGGCTCGCCAAGGCGCCAATGGCCCGATTGAATCCATCTACCTGCGTGACCCGGACGGCAACCTGCTAGAGATTTGCCGCCCCTCTTCGCGTTAA
- a CDS encoding class I SAM-dependent methyltransferase, translated as MSLSLIRNDKPENTMMRRCPLCAESTTALYHRDRRRDYYQCATCKLVFVPPEQHLSPAAEKAEYDKHQNSPHDTGYRRFLGRLFTPLLAKLELSARGLDFGSGPGPTLSVMFAEQGHPMAIYDLFYAPDASVLTQIYDFITATEVVEHLAQPGKVLTQLAAQLAPGGYLGLMTKRVTSPQAFARWHYISDPTHISFFSEETFRWWAQKNSLVVEFPGPDTVILHKTLT; from the coding sequence ATGTCACTTTCCTTAATACGTAACGATAAGCCAGAGAATACGATGATGCGCCGCTGTCCGCTCTGCGCGGAATCCACTACTGCGCTCTACCACCGGGATCGGCGTCGTGACTACTACCAGTGTGCCACGTGCAAGCTGGTATTTGTCCCCCCCGAGCAGCATTTAAGCCCTGCTGCAGAAAAGGCCGAATATGATAAACATCAAAACTCGCCGCATGATACGGGATACCGGCGCTTTTTAGGGCGTTTATTTACCCCGCTGTTAGCTAAGCTCGAACTCAGCGCCCGCGGTCTTGATTTTGGTTCAGGGCCAGGGCCAACGCTGTCGGTGATGTTCGCAGAGCAGGGGCACCCGATGGCTATTTACGACCTTTTTTACGCCCCCGATGCCTCAGTTTTGACACAAATATATGATTTTATCACCGCCACAGAAGTTGTTGAGCACTTGGCGCAGCCTGGTAAGGTGCTTACGCAGTTGGCGGCTCAGCTCGCGCCAGGTGGTTATCTGGGCTTAATGACCAAACGCGTCACTTCGCCTCAGGCTTTTGCCCGCTGGCACTATATTAGCGACCCCACGCATATCAGCTTTTTTAGTGAGGAGACCTTCCGTTGGTGGGCGCAAAAGAATAGTTTAGTAGTGGAATTTCCTGGGCCAGACACGGTTATTCTACACAAAACGCTAACGTGA
- a CDS encoding MFS transporter: MSRQLLAMALAPLLGLFILGIGNGFLATLITVRLDAAGESATVIGIVSSAYFIGLALGAMVNDRLLLRIGHIRAYGSFASLVAVTVLLQGLFFDPWAWFVLRLIGGWATVGVYLVIESWLLTSGDQKVRGRLLALYMISLYAAGVLGQLLLGVTNAMGVTAPFMVIGLLASLSVLPMAMIPRVSPIMEHAEPLPPHRLITLTPTGVMGSLGSGMVVAAAYTLLPLYLQRIGMSVSQVGQMMAVVIMGAMLLQYPIGRWSDRHDRQMVLIGISGFCVLISAAMLWLPLSTPLLALLLFFLGGGVFALYPVAVSHAADRAPAGALVRMSQGLLLINSIGATISPLMISPVMTAMGDAGLFWAFGSLSLFFLMFFSWRRSVRPAPVPVAPFTPTTPMTAAGAELVVTEELIQGALEHEHLEDLSDAVWDVDAAEPVVGPPAEDESHITYYDDVEQASKRK; this comes from the coding sequence ATGTCGCGGCAACTGCTAGCCATGGCGCTGGCGCCCCTGTTAGGGCTCTTCATTCTCGGGATTGGCAACGGTTTTCTTGCCACCTTAATTACCGTGCGCTTGGATGCTGCCGGTGAGTCGGCCACGGTCATCGGTATTGTCTCGTCGGCTTACTTTATCGGTTTAGCGTTGGGCGCAATGGTGAATGACCGCCTGTTGCTGCGCATTGGCCATATTCGCGCTTACGGCAGTTTTGCCTCATTAGTGGCCGTCACGGTGCTGCTGCAAGGCTTGTTCTTCGACCCCTGGGCCTGGTTTGTACTGCGCCTTATCGGCGGCTGGGCCACGGTAGGGGTTTATCTGGTTATCGAAAGCTGGCTGCTCACGTCAGGCGACCAGAAGGTTCGCGGCCGCCTGCTGGCGCTTTACATGATTTCGCTTTACGCCGCCGGCGTCTTGGGCCAACTGCTGCTGGGTGTGACCAACGCCATGGGCGTCACTGCGCCTTTTATGGTGATTGGGCTACTGGCCTCGCTCTCTGTTCTGCCTATGGCGATGATTCCCCGGGTATCACCGATTATGGAGCACGCCGAACCGCTTCCCCCCCATCGTCTGATCACCCTGACGCCCACCGGCGTGATGGGTAGTTTAGGCTCTGGGATGGTGGTAGCCGCAGCGTATACGCTGCTGCCGCTCTATTTACAGCGCATTGGTATGAGTGTCAGCCAGGTGGGGCAGATGATGGCGGTGGTGATTATGGGCGCGATGCTGCTGCAGTATCCGATTGGCCGTTGGTCTGATCGCCACGACCGTCAAATGGTGCTGATCGGTATTAGCGGTTTCTGTGTACTGATCTCTGCGGCGATGCTCTGGCTGCCGCTCTCGACGCCGCTATTGGCGCTGCTGTTGTTCTTTCTTGGCGGTGGGGTATTTGCGCTCTACCCAGTGGCGGTGAGTCACGCCGCTGACCGCGCCCCCGCAGGGGCGCTTGTGCGTATGAGTCAGGGCCTGTTGCTGATCAACTCGATTGGCGCCACCATCAGCCCGCTAATGATTTCTCCGGTGATGACCGCCATGGGTGATGCGGGTCTGTTCTGGGCTTTCGGCTCACTCAGTCTATTCTTCTTAATGTTCTTCTCCTGGCGCCGTAGCGTGCGCCCAGCGCCGGTGCCCGTGGCGCCCTTTACACCGACTACGCCCATGACCGCTGCAGGTGCTGAGCTGGTGGTCACCGAAGAGTTGATTCAGGGGGCGTTGGAACACGAGCATTTGGAGGATCTTTCCGATGCCGTATGGGATGTTGACGCCGCCGAACCGGTGGTAGGGCCGCCCGCGGAAGATGAGAGCCATATCACTTATTATGATGATGTGGAGCAAGCAAGTAAGCGAAAATAA
- a CDS encoding acyl-CoA dehydrogenase: MNVYAAPVRDLRFVLEELLAHRSLSLPGFEEATPDLVEAVLEEAAKLAGDVWGPLNKIGDQQGAKRHTDGSVTTPEGFAAAYQAYVEGGWNGIGVSESLGGQNLPEVVASAVQEMLHGANMALGLCPMLTAGAIEALAHHGSDALKATYLPKLVEGTWTGTMNLTESQAGSDLSQVRTRAVPENDHYRISGQKIYITWGEHDAAENIIHLVLARKPDAPTGNKGISLFLVPKFLVNEDGSLGERNDVTCASIEHKLGIHGSPTCTLSFGENGGAIGYLVGEEGRGLNHMFTMMNEARHKVGIQGIGVAERACQHAFAYALERRQGRSPKTRGGAECTISDHLDVRRMLLSMRSRTDALRALALYCAAELDTARHAENDNARQTAQARADILIPVIKSFSTDQAVDIASMGIQVHGGMGYVEETGAAQLLRDARIAPIYEGTNGIQALDLAGRKLQRDNGDALTALLDDVTATVEQLNTDPALKALGHSLAAGLEDLKAAQAIVLEQGSDPEKGADAVQAYATPFLNLAGHVLCAWQMGQAALSAQAALNNGSDDPFYTAKMRSAEFAITQWLPVGRAQRAVIEAGMQCLSEFEVH; this comes from the coding sequence ATGAATGTTTACGCCGCACCGGTACGCGATTTGCGCTTTGTGCTCGAAGAGCTGCTAGCGCACCGTTCGCTCAGCCTGCCGGGCTTTGAAGAAGCCACGCCCGATTTGGTCGAGGCGGTACTCGAAGAGGCCGCAAAGCTGGCCGGTGACGTCTGGGGCCCGCTTAACAAGATTGGCGATCAGCAAGGGGCCAAGCGCCACACCGATGGCAGCGTGACGACGCCGGAAGGCTTCGCGGCGGCATACCAGGCTTATGTCGAGGGTGGCTGGAACGGTATTGGCGTCTCTGAGTCGCTAGGCGGCCAGAACCTGCCCGAGGTGGTGGCCAGTGCGGTGCAGGAGATGCTTCACGGCGCCAATATGGCGCTAGGGCTCTGCCCCATGCTGACCGCTGGCGCTATCGAAGCGCTGGCCCATCACGGCAGCGATGCACTCAAAGCGACCTACTTGCCCAAGCTGGTGGAAGGCACCTGGACGGGCACCATGAACCTGACCGAGTCCCAAGCAGGGTCAGACCTCTCCCAAGTGCGTACCCGCGCGGTACCTGAAAACGACCACTACCGCATTAGCGGCCAGAAGATCTATATCACCTGGGGCGAACACGACGCCGCCGAAAACATTATCCACCTGGTACTGGCCCGTAAGCCTGATGCTCCGACAGGCAACAAAGGCATCTCCCTGTTTCTGGTACCCAAGTTCCTGGTCAATGAAGACGGCTCGCTGGGTGAGCGCAACGATGTCACCTGCGCCTCTATTGAGCATAAGCTGGGCATTCACGGCTCGCCGACGTGCACCCTGAGTTTTGGCGAAAACGGTGGTGCCATTGGCTACTTGGTCGGTGAAGAGGGGCGTGGCCTTAATCATATGTTCACCATGATGAACGAGGCGCGTCACAAAGTCGGTATTCAGGGTATTGGCGTGGCCGAACGTGCCTGCCAGCACGCCTTTGCCTATGCGTTGGAGCGTCGCCAAGGGCGCTCTCCCAAAACCCGTGGCGGCGCCGAGTGCACCATCAGCGATCATTTAGACGTGCGCCGTATGCTGCTCTCCATGCGCTCGCGTACCGATGCGCTGCGTGCGTTGGCGCTCTACTGCGCTGCCGAGTTGGACACTGCCCGCCACGCTGAAAATGATAATGCCCGCCAAACCGCCCAGGCCCGCGCGGATATTTTGATTCCAGTGATCAAAAGCTTCTCTACCGATCAGGCAGTGGATATCGCCTCCATGGGCATTCAGGTACATGGCGGGATGGGCTACGTGGAAGAGACCGGCGCGGCGCAGCTGCTACGTGATGCCCGCATTGCCCCTATTTACGAAGGCACTAACGGTATTCAGGCGCTTGATTTGGCGGGGCGGAAGCTCCAGCGTGACAACGGCGATGCGCTCACCGCGCTGCTTGATGACGTTACCGCCACCGTGGAGCAGCTAAACACCGACCCCGCACTAAAAGCGTTGGGCCATAGCTTGGCCGCAGGCTTGGAAGATTTAAAAGCCGCCCAAGCAATTGTGCTAGAACAAGGCAGTGACCCTGAAAAAGGCGCAGATGCAGTACAGGCTTATGCCACGCCGTTCCTTAACTTGGCGGGCCACGTGCTGTGTGCTTGGCAGATGGGGCAGGCGGCGCTTAGCGCCCAAGCTGCCCTTAACAACGGCAGCGATGATCCCTTCTATACTGCCAAGATGCGCAGCGCCGAATTTGCTATTACCCAATGGCTGCCGGTAGGTCGCGCCCAGCGCGCGGTGATTGAGGCGGGTATGCAGTGTTTAAGCGAATTTGAGGTTCACTAA
- a CDS encoding acyl-CoA synthetase, with protein sequence MMTAIFEQGLPKTAANHVPLSPLTFIERSASIYPDYPAVVHGSTRRTWSETWSRCRQLASALEKRGIQPGQTVAAMLPNIPAMFEAHFGVPLAGCVLNTLNIRLDAEAISYMLEHGEAKAILVDPEFAEVIQQAVAKLAHKPLIIDVADVEFLGETQSIGEIEYEALLNEGDADFAYQLPADEWDAISLNYTSGTTGKPKGVVYHHRGAYLNAVSNIMEWAMPHHPIYLWTLPMFHCNGWCFPWTIAANAGVNVCLRRVDPKKIMQLIADEKVTHFSGAPIILNGLVNLPAEDKCEFDHPVKVTTAGAAPPASVISGVEKLGIEVTHVYGLTEVYGPVTVCAWREAWDELPIESRAKIKARQGVRYHMLEALCVADPLTMEPVPKDGQTMGEILMRGNNVMKGYLKNPEATEQALEGGWYHTGDLAVWHPDGYIEIKDRSKDIIISGGENISTIEVEDAIYGHPAVEEAAVVAKPDEKWGETPCAFVKLKVGYGEVTEADIIAHCREHLAGYKVPKTVIFSELPKTSTGKIQKFVLREEAKQH encoded by the coding sequence ATGATGACCGCTATCTTTGAGCAAGGCTTGCCCAAAACCGCTGCCAACCACGTGCCGCTATCACCGCTGACCTTTATCGAACGCTCGGCGTCGATCTATCCCGACTACCCGGCTGTGGTACATGGCAGCACGCGGCGCACCTGGAGCGAAACCTGGTCACGCTGTCGCCAGCTTGCCTCTGCGCTCGAAAAGCGAGGCATTCAGCCGGGCCAAACGGTGGCGGCGATGCTGCCCAATATTCCGGCGATGTTTGAAGCGCACTTCGGTGTGCCGCTAGCGGGCTGTGTGCTTAATACACTGAATATTCGCCTGGATGCCGAAGCGATCAGCTATATGCTGGAACACGGCGAGGCCAAAGCCATTCTTGTCGATCCAGAATTTGCCGAGGTCATCCAGCAAGCGGTTGCCAAGCTTGCGCATAAGCCTTTGATCATTGATGTCGCCGATGTGGAGTTTCTCGGTGAGACCCAGAGCATCGGAGAGATTGAGTACGAGGCGCTGCTTAACGAGGGCGACGCTGACTTCGCCTATCAGCTGCCTGCCGATGAGTGGGATGCGATCTCGCTAAACTACACCTCTGGCACCACCGGCAAGCCCAAGGGGGTGGTTTATCACCACCGCGGCGCTTATCTCAATGCGGTGAGCAATATCATGGAGTGGGCAATGCCCCACCATCCGATCTACCTGTGGACGCTGCCGATGTTCCACTGCAACGGCTGGTGCTTTCCCTGGACGATTGCCGCCAACGCCGGGGTGAATGTCTGCCTGCGCCGCGTTGATCCCAAAAAGATCATGCAGTTGATCGCCGATGAAAAGGTCACCCATTTCAGCGGGGCACCGATTATTCTTAATGGCTTGGTGAATCTACCGGCTGAAGACAAATGTGAGTTTGATCACCCGGTGAAAGTGACCACCGCTGGTGCCGCGCCGCCAGCCTCAGTGATTTCCGGAGTCGAAAAGCTAGGCATTGAGGTCACCCACGTATACGGCCTTACCGAAGTATACGGCCCGGTAACGGTGTGCGCCTGGCGAGAGGCGTGGGATGAATTACCCATTGAATCGCGGGCCAAAATCAAAGCCCGCCAGGGGGTGCGCTACCACATGCTCGAAGCGCTCTGCGTGGCTGATCCGCTCACCATGGAACCAGTGCCCAAAGATGGCCAAACCATGGGTGAGATACTGATGCGCGGCAACAACGTGATGAAGGGCTATTTAAAGAACCCGGAAGCCACCGAGCAGGCGCTGGAGGGCGGCTGGTACCACACCGGCGACTTGGCGGTATGGCATCCGGATGGCTATATCGAGATCAAAGACCGCTCCAAGGACATCATTATTTCCGGCGGTGAAAATATCTCCACCATTGAGGTGGAGGACGCTATTTATGGCCATCCCGCCGTTGAAGAGGCTGCGGTGGTAGCCAAGCCCGACGAGAAGTGGGGCGAGACGCCCTGTGCCTTTGTGAAGCTCAAAGTCGGTTATGGTGAAGTCACCGAAGCTGACATTATCGCTCACTGTCGCGAACATTTGGCGGGCTACAAAGTGCCCAAAACGGTCATTTTTAGCGAACTCCCGAAAACCTCAACGGGCAAGATTCAGAAATTCGTACTGCGCGAAGAAGCTAAGCAGCATTGA
- a CDS encoding 3-hydroxybutyryl-CoA dehydrogenase: MSDQQIGVVGAGTMGQGIAQVVAASGYQVHLYDVAEEQLSRAKANIDKGLTKLVAKEKISEADKSAALARVSTTTSLDSLSDCAVIIEAAPEQPELKEKLFRDLSRLSSSTILASNTSSLSLTRLAAVCEHPERVVGMHFFNPVPVLKLVEVIRAEQTSDATVDEIETLAKALGKTAVPVGDAPGFAVNRLLVPMINEAAFIVQEGTATPEAVDEAMKLGAAHPMGPLALADLIGLDVCLAIMEVLQEGFGDPKYRPCPLLKRMVAAGYLGRKSGRGFYHYD; the protein is encoded by the coding sequence ATGAGTGATCAACAAATTGGCGTTGTAGGAGCCGGTACCATGGGGCAGGGCATTGCCCAAGTAGTGGCTGCCAGTGGCTATCAGGTGCACCTTTACGATGTGGCTGAGGAACAGTTAAGCCGCGCCAAGGCGAATATCGACAAAGGCTTAACCAAACTGGTGGCGAAAGAAAAGATCAGCGAGGCAGATAAAAGCGCTGCCTTAGCGCGCGTGTCGACTACCACCTCGCTGGATAGCTTGAGTGACTGCGCGGTGATTATTGAGGCCGCCCCCGAGCAGCCAGAGCTGAAAGAGAAGCTGTTTCGAGACCTAAGCCGCTTGAGCAGTAGCACGATTCTGGCCTCCAACACCTCGTCGCTGTCGCTCACCCGCTTGGCAGCGGTATGCGAACACCCCGAGCGAGTAGTGGGCATGCACTTCTTTAACCCGGTGCCGGTGCTCAAATTGGTGGAAGTGATTCGTGCCGAGCAAACCTCGGACGCTACCGTGGACGAGATTGAAACCCTCGCTAAAGCGTTGGGTAAAACCGCCGTGCCGGTAGGCGACGCGCCGGGCTTTGCGGTGAATCGCCTGCTAGTGCCAATGATCAACGAAGCGGCTTTTATTGTTCAAGAAGGCACTGCAACACCGGAAGCGGTGGATGAAGCCATGAAGCTCGGCGCGGCTCACCCCATGGGGCCGCTAGCGCTGGCAGATTTAATCGGCCTGGATGTCTGCCTGGCGATTATGGAAGTGCTTCAAGAGGGCTTTGGCGACCCTAAATACCGTCCTTGCCCACTGCTTAAGCGCATGGTCGCAGCGGGCTACCTTGGCCGTAAGAGCGGTCGCGGTTTTTATCACTACGACTAG